TCTTGCGGGAGCGGAGCAGGCCGAGCCGGGTACGCAGTTCGACGCCGCGGCGCTGGAGGGCGACGGCGGTCAGCTCCTCGGTGAGGAAGAACCCGGTGACGAAGCACCCGATCACCGGTACGGCCGTCTGGCCGGCGACCGGGATGAACCCGCAGGCGAACAGCAGCACGCCCCACAGGGCGGCCCGCACGACGATCCGGAGGCTGTCCCGGGCGGAGATCCACAGCTCGCGCCAGAGCGGCAGCCCCGACTCGGGGGCGTGCCCGTCCGGGGACACGTCCCGGTCGACCTTCTCGGAGAGGTTCTCGTAGAAGGGCTGCCCGATGAGCAGCGTCATCGCGGTGAACGTCACGACGGACAGGAGCAGGGCGAGGGCGAACAGCACGGCGGTCAGGAAGCCGCGGAAGAGCCCGAGCCAGGGGCTCGACCAGTCGTCGGCGAACGGTGTCGCCCAGGCCACGACGTCCTCGCCCCACAGCGCCAGCGCGACGAGCACCGCCGCGTACAGCACGAGGGTGATCAGGCCCGGGAGCAGCCCGAAGCCGTAACTCCTGCCGTGCCGGGCCACCCACCGCTGGCCTTTCAGCAGGTACCGGAAACCCACCCCGAGATCGCGCATGGGACGACCCTATCGGGGCCGGTGTCGCGCTCTTGACGCGCTCCGGTCACACCGCTGTCACAGGCCGCGCAGGTCGGGCGGGCGCGCTCCGCAGAGCCATCCGGGTCACCGGTGACACCAACGCGCCCTTGTTGCGGTTGAGTCCAACCGGTACACCTCGCCGTACCGATCTCAGGAAGCCCCGGAGGAGGTACTGCGTGCGCACCACGAGAACCGTTCCTGCGAGACCTGCGCTGATCGTCACCCTCACCCTCGCCACGGCGGGGTCGCTCCTGCTCGCCCCCGGCACCGCCGGCGCGGACCCGAAGCCCGTCACCCGCGAGGGCGCCGCCCTGGACGGCCGGGCGGCCCAGGCTCCCGCCAGCGCCGCCCGGCGGGCCCTGGCCGCTCCCGAGGAGACCTCCCCCGCGGCGGACACCCGCGGCTACCCCCGTCGCCAGGCCCTCTCCCCCGACCCGGTGAACCCCGGCGACAAGTCCCTGAAGCTGGGCCTCACCCCGTACCACGCGATCGCCCCCAAGCTGAACGCGCTGCAACGCCTCGGGGACCGGGTCAGTGTGGAGGTGACGGGCCGCTCGGCCGGCGGCCACCGCCTCTACCTGGTCACCGTCACCGCCCCGGAGACCGCCCGCGAGGCCCGCGCCCAGGAGCGGATGCGCGACCTGATCGAGAACGCGCCCGCGACGGCCGCCAGGTCACGCGAGATCGAGCGGGACTACAAGACGCCGGTCTTCGTCAACAGCAACATCCACGGCAATGAGTGGGAGGGCACGGACGCCGCCCTGAGGATCGTCGAGCAGCTCGCGACGGCCGAGGACGCCAAGACCCGCGACCTCCTCGCGCACAGCCGCCTGTACTTCACCATCACGGCCAACCCGGACGGCCGTATCGCCGGTACCCGCGCCAACGCGAACGGCTTCGACCTGAACCGGGACTTCGTCACCGCCTCCCAGCCCGAGACGCGCGCCATGCGGCAGATCGAGCTGGACAAGCAGCCGGCCGTCCTGCTGGACCTGCACGGCTACGTCAACGGCACGCTCATCGAGCCGACCACTCCCCCGCACGGCGAGAACTACGAGTACGACCTCTTCCTGAAGAACTCCTACGCCAACGCCCTCGGCATGGAGTCCGCGGTCAACGCCCTCGGCTACACGCCCGCGAAGGACGGCGTGGAACCGGCCCAGATCCCGTTCCGCGACCAGGAGGAGGGCTGGGACGACTGGCCGCCCGTCTTCACCCCGCAGTACGCGGCCTTCCACGGCACGGTCGCCGCCCACACGGTGGAGATCCCGCTGGCGGTGAACAACGACGAGTACGACGAGCTGCCCGTCCCGGAGCTGCGCCGCCGCGCGGCGGTCAACACGGCCGTGGCGGGCGCGGCGATCCGCGCGACGCTGGACCACGTCCGCGAGCACCGCGCCGGGCTCGTCGCCGACCAGATCGAGGTCTTCCGCCGCGGCGCGGCCGGTGCCCCGCAGGTCCCGGTGTCGCCGGAGACGGTCCCCGGCGTCCCCGGCATCGGCCCGGAGGACGTCTACACGACCACCTTCCCGCGCGCCTACGTCATCCCGCCCGGCACCTCCCGCACCCAGCGCTCGGCGCCCGCCGCCGCCCGCCTCGTCGACCACCTCCTCGCCAACGACGTCCGCGTCACCCGCGCCACCCGCCCCTTCCGCCTCGCCGGACGGACGTACCCCGGGGGCTCCTACGTCGTCGACCTGCACCAGCCCAAGCGCGGCATGGCGAACGTGCTGCTGGCGGACGGCCGCGACATCAGCGACCGGGTCTCGGAGATGTACGACATCTCCGGCTGGAGCCTGGGCCGGCTGTGGGGTGCCACGGTCGAGCGGGTGCCGTCGGGCAGCCTGCGGGGCGCGCCCCTGCGCCCGGTCACCGAGGCGGCCCCCGTCGCCCACGTGCCCGCGTACGGCGACCTCCGCCTGCGGCTGACCGACCCGCGGGAGGTCGCCGCGCTCAACTCCCTTCTCCGGCAGGGCGTTCCGGTGCGCCGGTCGGCGGACGGCAGCGCGATCGTCCCGGCGTCGGCCCGCCGCGCCGCGCTCTCCGCCGCCCGCGCCCACGACGTCGCCTTCACGGCCACGCGGGCGACCGGCACGGCCCCCCTGCGCCGCGTCCGGGTCGCCGCCGCCGTCACACCGGGTGAGCTGTTCGCGCTGCGGGAGATGGGCTTCGACGTCACGCCGGTCTCGACGGCGGTGCTGAACGCGGGCTTCGACTGGTCCGGCACGGACGTGCTGTTCGTCTCCGCCGGGCTGGACCGCGCCGCCCTGTCGGCCCCCGCCCGCAGGGCCCTGGACGCCTTCCTCGACGGCCACGGCCTGGTGGGCCGGGGCGCGACGGGAGCGGCCCTGAACACGGCGGCGGGGCGGCTGGCCGTCGAGCCGGTCGAGGGCAACGGAGCCGCCAACGGCGTCGTCCGCACGGTGAACTCGGGCGGCGTCACGCGGGACGCGCCGTCCCACGGCTTCGTCTACGCGCCGCTCTGGTTCACCGGCCTCGGCCCCGGCGTGCGCGTGGAGCAGTCGTACGCGACCGGGAACCCGCTGGTCTCCGGACACTGGCGCCCGCTCCGGGACGGCACCGGCGGCCCCGCCGAGGCCGCGGGGCAGGCCTGCGTGGTCAGCGGCGGGCGCACGGTCCTGTTCGGCACAGAACCCCTCTTCCGGGACCATCCGAAGGGGGAATTCCCGCAGGTGGCACGGGCATTGTTCACAGTGGCACACAGCGGTTCAGGTGAGGAGAGCGGATGACGCAGGAGATCCACGGCACCGTGGCGGACGGCTTCGAGGACGTACGCGAGGAGTTCGCCGCGTTCGTGGCCGGGGAACGCCCCGACTACGAGGGCCAGCTGTGCGCCTACGTGCAGGGCCGCAAGGTCGTCGACCTGTGGGCGGGGACCGACGCGGACGCCCTCTACGGTGTGTTCTCGTCGACCAAGGGCGCCGCCGCCCTGGTCGTCGCCCTCCTCGTCCAGGACGGCACGCTGGAACTGGACCGCAAGGTGACGTACTACTGGCCCGAGTTCGCGGCCGAGGGCAAGGGCGCCCTGACCCTGCGCGAGCTGCTCGCGCACCGGGCCGGGGTGGTCGGCACGGACAGCGGCTTCACCCTCGCGGAGCTGGCCGACGACCGCCAGCTCGCCGAACGCCTCGCCGACCAGCGGCCGTTCTGGCGGCCCGGCACGGCGTTCGGCTACCACGCCCTGGTCGCCGGCGCCCTGTCCGGCGAGGTCGTACGCCGCGCCACGGGCCGCACGCTCCAGGAGGTGTACCAGGAGCGGATCAGGGCCCCGTACGGCCTGGACTTCTTCCTCGGCCTGCCCGCGCCCCTGGAGCCGCGCTTCCGCACGACCCAGCCGATGGCCCCGACCCCGGGCCAGCAGGCCCTCCTCGACGCCGACCCCACGGGCCCGCACACCCTCGCCTCGATCGCCTTCAACCGCCACGCGCCCGAGCCGACCGACCTGGCCGCGCTCCCCAACATGCCGCTGGTGCGCGCGAAGGGCCCGGCGTCGGTGGGCGGGGTGGCGTCGGCGCGGGGCCTGGCGGGGATGTACGCGGCGGCGATCAGCGAGGTGGGCGAGCAGGCGCCGCTGCTGAAGCCGGACACCGTGGCGGAGTTCGGCCAGTTCCACTCGGCCGGCTACGACCTGGTGGCCCGGGCCCACAAGTCGTTCGGCCTCGGCTTCCAGACCACGGCCGACGCGTGGCACCCGTTCCTCGGCGCCGGGACGATCGGGCACAGCGGCGCGAGCGGCTCGCAAGGCTTCGCGGACCCGTGGAGCGGTCTCGCGTACGGCTACACGCGGCGCCGGTTCGCCTTCCCCGGCGGGGCCGCCCCGGAGAACGACCGCCTGGCACTGGCGGTCCACCGGGCGGCGCTCGCCCGCTGACCCCGGACACGGACGGAGGCCGCATCCCACGTCCAAGGATGCGGCCTCCGCGTAGGCAACGAGTGCCGTCAGACGAGCGTCACGGTGATGTTCCCGCGCGTCGCCTTCGAGTACGGGCACACCTCGTGCGCCTTCTCGATCAGCGACCGCGCGGTGCCCCGGTCCACCTTCGGGATGTCGGCCGAGATCTCGACGATGATCCCGAACCCGTCCCCGTTCTTCCCGAGGCCCACCTTCGCGGTCACGGTCGCCCCGGTGAGGTCGGCGCCCTCCTGGCGGGCGACGACGCCGAGGGCGCCCTGGAAGCAGGCGCTGTACCCGGCGGCGAACAGCTGCTCGGGGTTGGTGCCGACGCCGCTCCCGCCCATCGCCTCGGGCGGGTTGACGACGACGTCGAGCCGGCCGTCATCGGTGGCCACCCGCCCGTCGCGCCCGCCCTCGGCGGTGGCGACGGCGGTGTACAGGACGTCGGACTGCTGGATCGGCATGCGGTTGTGTTCCTTCGGTCGTCCGCCGCGGCTCGCGCCCGGGCCGGGACGGATTCGGAAAGAAGCTACCGCATGCCGGAAGTCCAGCAAAGGGCGTCGGGGACCCTCAGAGCTTGACGATCATCTTCCCGGTGTTGTCGCCGCGCAGCACGCCCAGGAAGGCCTCCAGGTTGTTCTCGATGCCCTCGACGACGGTCTCGCGGTACTTCAGCTCACCGGAGGCGACCCAGGGGGCGACCTCCCGCACGAACTCCGGCTGGAGGTCGTAGTGGTCCCCGACCAGGAAGCCCTCGATCCGGCCGCGGGTCTGGATCAGGCGGGCGAGGTTCTTCGGGCCGGGGGCGGGCTCGGTGTTGTTGTAGACGGAGATCATCCCGCAGACGGCGATCCGGCCGCCCTGGTTGAGGGAGCCGATGGCGGCCTCCAGGTGGTCACCGCCGACGTTGTCGAAGTAGACGTCGATCCCGTCGGGAGCGGCGGCGCGCAGCTGCTCGCTCACGGGCCCGTCCTTGTAGTTGAAGGCGGCGTCGAAGCCGTACTCCTCCACGAGGAGCTTCACCTTCTCCTCCGACCCGGCGGACCCGATGACCCGCGAGGCGCCCTTCAGCCTGGCGATCTGCCCGACCTGACCGCCCACGGCCCCGGCGGCGCCGGAGACGAAGACGGCGTCGCCCTCCTTGAAGGCGGCGGTGCGCAGCAGCCCCGCGTAGGCGGTGAGGCCGGTCATGCCCAGCACACCGAGGTACGCCGACAGCGGCGCGGCCTCCGGGTCCACCTTCACGGCGTTCTTCGCGGCCACGACGGCGTACTCCCGCCACCCGAAGAAGTGCAGCACGTGGTCCCCGACGGACAGCCCCTCCGCGTTGGAGGCCACGACCTCGCCGACGGCACCGCCCTGCATGACCTTGCCCAGCTCGAACGGGGCGACGTAGGACTTGGCGGCACTCATCCGGCCGCGCATGTACGGGTCCACGGAGAGGTACTTGTTCCGGACGAGGACCTGCCCCTCACCGGGCTGCGGCACCTCCGCCTCGACCAGGGCGAAGTCCTCGGGCTTCGGCCAGCCGACCGGGCGGCTGAGCAGGTGCCATTCGCGGCTGACGGCGGGAAGGGTGGGGGTGTCGGTCATGGTGCGCCTGTCCTCACGTTAGCGAATGTTTCAGTACCTGAAACAACCATGCTCCTGAAAATTTCAGGTTGTCAAATAACCGGGTACCCTCGATCGCATGGCCTCCACCACACCCACCCCGCAGCACGCCGCCAGCCGCCCGGATCCGCTGACCCTCGAGGTCGTCGAGCTCATCGGGGAGGTCGTGGCGCGGTTCCACCAGGACTACGAGGAGGCGGCGGCGGAGCACGCTCTCACGGGGGCGCAGGCGCGACTGCTGAGCCTGCTGTGCCTGGAGCCACTGCCGATGCGGAGACTGGCGCAGCGGCTGAAGTGCGAGCCGTCGAACGTCACGGGGATCGTGGACCGGCTGGAGGCGCGTGGCCTGGTGGAGCGGCGGCCGGACCCCTCGGACCGGAGGGTGAAGGTGGCGGCGGCCACGGCGGACGGGCGGCGGATGGCCCGGAGCCTGCGCGAGTCGCTGCGGTTCGCGCGGGAGCCGCTGGCCGGGCTGTCGGAGGGGGAGCGGGTGGCGCTGCGGGACGCGTTGCGGGGGATGCTGGGGTGAGGTCGCGCCCCGCACAAGGTCGGCCGCCGGTTTCCTGACGCACGGTGCCCGCTGCGTGACGGCTTCTCAGCCCTTCTGTAGTCCACCGTCGGTCTGGCGTGGACGCTGCAGACGCAGGACCTGCTCAGCGTCAATCTCGCCGTGATGTCAGCCATATCCTTGGCCCCGGCGTTCCTCGGGGTGTTCGTCGCCGTGCAGAGCCTGATGACCTGATGAGGCGCCTCGAAGCGAGGAGGGGACGCGAGATGAGAGCGGATCTGGTCGAACTGCTGGGAGAGCTGGAGGAGTTCGGCGAGGCGAACGACGCGGCGACGGACGACCGAAGCCGAAAGATGCTGAACATCACGCACGACACCGGCATGTTCCTGACGATGCTCATCAAGACGGGCAACTGCAAGAACGTCCTGGAGGTCGGGACGTCCAACGGCTACTCGACCTTGTGGCTGGCCGAGGCCGTGGGCGACGGCGGTTCGGTGACGACCGTCGAGCAGGCGCCCGGCAAGGTCGCGATGGCCGAGCGGAACTTCCAGCGCGCCGGGCTCCAGCCCCGCATCCGGCAGATCACGGACGACGCCGGCCGGTTCATCGAGTCGCGCGGAGCCGGCGAGTACGACTTCGTGTTCCTGGACAGCGATCGCGGGCAGTACGCGGACTGGTGGCCCTCCCTCCAGCGCATTCTCGCGAACGGCTGCCTGATGGTGGTCGACAACGCTGTCTCTCACGCTCACCAGTTGGAGACCTTCAAGCAGTCGGTCGAGGCCTCGGACGGCTACCTCAGCTGCGTCTTCCCGATCGGCAAGGGCGAAATGGTGGTCCTGAAAGACATTCCGTGACGCCATCCGCGCCGAAGGCGCTACGTGCACCACCACAGGAAGCGGTTGCAGGTTTCCGAAGGTGACGGTTCCGGCGCGGGAGGCGGCGTGGTGCGGCCCGAGGTCGGGGTCGGCGCCGGCGCCGGGGGCGCGGCCGTGGGGACCGACGTCGGCCGGTTCGGGGACGTGCCCGTCGTGGGCGACTCCGGATCGCTCGCAGTCGCCTCCTCCGTCGGGGACTTCGACCGGTCGTCCTTCGGGGACTCCGAAGCCGACGGCGAGTCGGAAGCCCCCGGACTCGGGGACCCGGCCGCCCCGTCAGCCCCCGCGACACCCCCGGGCGAGCGGCCCGTCTCCCCCGCCTCCACCGACGCGTCCCCGTCCGCCGACTCGCCCCCGGCCGCCGCCGGCGTCGGTGTCGACTTCGGTGCGTCCATGCCGAGTTCGGCGAGGCTCAGCCCGCCCGCCGCCAGCACGAATCCGGCCGCGACGAACAGGGTCCGGCGCCGTCGCCGCCGGTGCGCCGCGGCCTTCCGGTCCCGCCGGCTCGCCCCGGCCGGACCCGGCCCCTCCCCGACCGCCCCACGCCCCCGCCCACGCCGCCGCGCGGCACGTCCCAGGGGCTCACCCTCGTCGTCCTCATCGGGGCCGTCATCGGCGCCGTCAGAGCCGTCAGCGCCGTACTCACCGCCCGACCCGTCGGCTCCTTCGGCAACGCCCTCACCCATGACGGACGGGGCGTGATACCCCGGCTCACGCCAGCGCAGCGCTTCGGCGGAGGTGCCGCACCCCGGGCAGGCGAGGGCGCCGTTCAGGTGCCGTCGGCACGGGTCGCAGTAGTCCATGACGCGGGAAGATTAAGTTCCGCGCCGGTCACGTTCCTAGATCCAGCTGTGAAGGTTCTGTAGGGACACACCGCGCCCGCGGTTTCGAAACTGTCGAAACCGTTATGCGCGCGACCCATTGACACCCCCACCGCCCCGTCCTTACTGTCACGCCAGCATTTCGAACGTGTGCCGAAATATCGAACGCGTCGAACTGAATGACTGACGGAAACTGAGCCGACGAACCTGCGAGGGACTACCGCCGTGCGCATCACCGGAATCAGCACACACGTGGTCGGGACGCCGTGGCGCAACCTGACGTACGTCCAGGTGCACACCGACGAGGGGATCACCGGAGTCGGCGAGACCCGGATGCTGGGACACACCGACGCCCTGCTCGGTTACCTGAAAGAGGCCGAGGTCAACCACATTCTCGGATCCGACCCGTTCGCTGTCGAGGACCTCGTCAAGCGGATGAAGTACGGCGACTACGGCCGTGCGGGCGAGATCGTGATGTCGGGCATCGCCGTGATCGAGATGGCCTGCTGGGACATCAAGGGCAAGGCCCTCGGCGTCCCCGTCTGGCAGCTGCTGGGCGGCAAGGTCACCGACAAGGTCAAGGCGTACGCCAACGGCTGGTACACCACCGAGCGCACCCCGGAGGCGTACCACAAGGCCGCCCAGGGGGTCATGGAGCGCGGCTACCGGGCGCTGAAGATCGACCCCTTCGGCACCGGCCACTTCGAGCTGGACCACGAGCAGACCCTGTACGCCGTCTCCCTGATCGAGGCGGTCCGGGACGCCATCGGCCCCGAGGCCGAGCTGATGCTGGAGATGCACGGCCGCTTCTCCCCCGCCACGGCCGTGCGCCTGGCCAAGGAGCTGGCGCCGTTCAAGCCGGCGTGGCTGGAGGAGCCGGTCCCGCCGGAGAACCTCAAGGCGCTGGAGAAGGTCGCGGCGAAGGTCGACATGCCGGTCGCCACGGGTGAGCGCATCCACGACCGGATCGAGTTCCGCGAGCTGTTCGAGAGCCAGGCCGTGGACATCATCCAGCCGGACGTCGGCCATATCGGTGGTATCTGGGAGACCCGGAAGCTCGCCGCGACCGCCGAGACCCACTACATGCTGGTGGCCCCGCACAACGTGGGCGGCTCGGTGCTGACCGCCGCGAGCCTCCAGGTCGGCTTCACCTCGCCGAACTTCAAGATCCTTGAGCACTTCAACGACTTCGCGGACGCGGAGATCAAGAAGGTCGTCAAGGGCGCCCCGCAGGTGAACCCGGAGGACGGCTGCTTCCACCTCTCCGACGCCCCGGGCCTCGGCGTGGAGCTGGACGTCGACGCCGCCGCGGAGTTCCCGCAGCAGCAGGCCCGCTTCGACCTGTGGGCGGAAGGCTGGGAGCAGCGCAAGCCCAAGGGCACCCAGTGACCCTCCGGGGCCCGGAAACCCTCAGCCGGCATCCGAAACCTTCGAAAACCGTAGGAGCGACGTGAGCACCGCGGTAGTCATCGACGCCCCGGGCGAGCACCGTCTCGTCCCGCACGAGCCACGGCGGCCCGAGGCCGGCGAGGCCCTGGTGCGCGTCCACGCCTCCGGGATCTGCGGCAGCGACCGCGAGGTCTACCAGGGCAACCGCCCCGAGGGTTACGTGCGCTACCCGCTCACCCCGGGCCACGAGTGGTCCGGGACGGTGGAGGCGGTGGGCGCCGGTGTCCCCGAGTCCCTCGTCGGCCGCAAGGTCGTCGGTGAGGGCTTCCGCAACTGCCAGGTCTGCGACCGCTGCCACGCGGGCGAGACGACCCTGTGCACGGCCGGGTACGAGGAGACCGGGTTCACCCAGCCGGGCGCGATGGCGGCCACGCTGACCCTCCCGGCGCGTCTGCTGCACGCCCTCCCGGACGACTGCGACCTCACCGCCGCGGCCCTGCTGGAGCCCGCCGCCTGCATCGCGGCGGCGGCGCTGAAGGGGAACGCCCAGCCGGGCGAGCGGGTCGCCGTGGTCGGCACGGGGACGCTCGGCATGTTCGCCGTGCAGTTCCTGAAGGCGAACTCGCCGGCCGAGCTGCTGGTCGTCGGCACCCGCCGGGACCGTGAGGCGCTGTCGCGGCAGTACGGCGCGACGGACTTCCGGACGAAGGACCAGGACCTCCCGGACGATTTCGACGTGGTGATCGAGACGGCCGGGTCCGCGGATGCCGCGCGGATCTCCGCCGCCCTGCTCCGGCGCGGCGGCCGGCTGGTCCTGACCGGGATCCCGGCCCCGGGTGCCGACGGTCTCGACCCGACCGACCTCGTCGTACGGCAGCTGGAGGTGCACACCGTCTTCGGTGCTCCGCCGGACGCCTGGGCGCACACGGTGCGGGTGTTCGCCGCCGGTCTGCTCGACCCGCTGCCGCTGGTGACGCACGAGCTGCCGCTCGCCGAGTTCTCGCAGGCCATCGACCTGGTGGGAGCAGGCGATCCGAAGGTGGGCAAGGTGCTGCTCCACCCCTAGACGTACGCCGGTACGGGGGCAACCTGACGGCTCCCGTACCGGCGTACACCCAAGCCGCGCCCCCTGTCCGGGCCCAGCTCCACCCCGAGCCGCGAACCTCGTCCGAAATATCGAACCGAAGGACTTTCCTGTGACCGACGCTTCCACCACGGCAGCCCGCAGGCCCGGTGAGCAGGCGCTCACCACACTCGGCCTGAACGCGCCCGCCCTCGACCCCGCCGACGCCTCGCCGCACTCCTTCCCCGGCGGCGGTCGCTGGCGCACCGAGATCCCCTCGTGCGAGGGCCCCGAGGCACTGGCGGTGGTCCTGAAGGAGGCCTCGCGACTGGACGTGCCGATCCACCGGATCAGCCAGGGCAGCGGCGTGTGGATGCTGACCGACGCCGAGATCACCGAGATGGTGGAGGCGACGGCCGAACGCGACATCGAGCTCTGCCTGTTCACCGGCCCGCGCGGCACCTGGGACATCGGCGGCTCCACGCGCACCGACTCGCGGGGGGCCGGACTGCGCGCCCGGGGCCACGACGCCGTCGCCGGCTGTGTCGAAGACGCCGTCAGAGCCACGGAGTTGGGCGTCAAGTGCCTCCTCGTCGCCGACGAGGGCGTGCTGTGGACGCTGCACCGCGCCCGCGCGGCCGGCATCATCCCGGCCGACACCACGCTCAAGGTGAGCGCGCTCATCGGCCCCGTCAACCCGGCGGCGTACGCGGTGTACGAGCGGCTCGGCGCCGACTCGGTGAACGTGCCGAGCGA
This genomic stretch from Streptomyces sp. Go-475 harbors:
- a CDS encoding NADP-dependent oxidoreductase, whose translation is MTDTPTLPAVSREWHLLSRPVGWPKPEDFALVEAEVPQPGEGQVLVRNKYLSVDPYMRGRMSAAKSYVAPFELGKVMQGGAVGEVVASNAEGLSVGDHVLHFFGWREYAVVAAKNAVKVDPEAAPLSAYLGVLGMTGLTAYAGLLRTAAFKEGDAVFVSGAAGAVGGQVGQIARLKGASRVIGSAGSEEKVKLLVEEYGFDAAFNYKDGPVSEQLRAAAPDGIDVYFDNVGGDHLEAAIGSLNQGGRIAVCGMISVYNNTEPAPGPKNLARLIQTRGRIEGFLVGDHYDLQPEFVREVAPWVASGELKYRETVVEGIENNLEAFLGVLRGDNTGKMIVKL
- a CDS encoding mandelate racemase/muconate lactonizing enzyme family protein, which produces MRITGISTHVVGTPWRNLTYVQVHTDEGITGVGETRMLGHTDALLGYLKEAEVNHILGSDPFAVEDLVKRMKYGDYGRAGEIVMSGIAVIEMACWDIKGKALGVPVWQLLGGKVTDKVKAYANGWYTTERTPEAYHKAAQGVMERGYRALKIDPFGTGHFELDHEQTLYAVSLIEAVRDAIGPEAELMLEMHGRFSPATAVRLAKELAPFKPAWLEEPVPPENLKALEKVAAKVDMPVATGERIHDRIEFRELFESQAVDIIQPDVGHIGGIWETRKLAATAETHYMLVAPHNVGGSVLTAASLQVGFTSPNFKILEHFNDFADAEIKKVVKGAPQVNPEDGCFHLSDAPGLGVELDVDAAAEFPQQQARFDLWAEGWEQRKPKGTQ
- a CDS encoding MarR family transcriptional regulator is translated as MASTTPTPQHAASRPDPLTLEVVELIGEVVARFHQDYEEAAAEHALTGAQARLLSLLCLEPLPMRRLAQRLKCEPSNVTGIVDRLEARGLVERRPDPSDRRVKVAAATADGRRMARSLRESLRFAREPLAGLSEGERVALRDALRGMLG
- a CDS encoding organic hydroperoxide resistance protein, whose translation is MPIQQSDVLYTAVATAEGGRDGRVATDDGRLDVVVNPPEAMGGSGVGTNPEQLFAAGYSACFQGALGVVARQEGADLTGATVTAKVGLGKNGDGFGIIVEISADIPKVDRGTARSLIEKAHEVCPYSKATRGNITVTLV
- a CDS encoding M14 family zinc carboxypeptidase, with translation MRTTRTVPARPALIVTLTLATAGSLLLAPGTAGADPKPVTREGAALDGRAAQAPASAARRALAAPEETSPAADTRGYPRRQALSPDPVNPGDKSLKLGLTPYHAIAPKLNALQRLGDRVSVEVTGRSAGGHRLYLVTVTAPETAREARAQERMRDLIENAPATAARSREIERDYKTPVFVNSNIHGNEWEGTDAALRIVEQLATAEDAKTRDLLAHSRLYFTITANPDGRIAGTRANANGFDLNRDFVTASQPETRAMRQIELDKQPAVLLDLHGYVNGTLIEPTTPPHGENYEYDLFLKNSYANALGMESAVNALGYTPAKDGVEPAQIPFRDQEEGWDDWPPVFTPQYAAFHGTVAAHTVEIPLAVNNDEYDELPVPELRRRAAVNTAVAGAAIRATLDHVREHRAGLVADQIEVFRRGAAGAPQVPVSPETVPGVPGIGPEDVYTTTFPRAYVIPPGTSRTQRSAPAAARLVDHLLANDVRVTRATRPFRLAGRTYPGGSYVVDLHQPKRGMANVLLADGRDISDRVSEMYDISGWSLGRLWGATVERVPSGSLRGAPLRPVTEAAPVAHVPAYGDLRLRLTDPREVAALNSLLRQGVPVRRSADGSAIVPASARRAALSAARAHDVAFTATRATGTAPLRRVRVAAAVTPGELFALREMGFDVTPVSTAVLNAGFDWSGTDVLFVSAGLDRAALSAPARRALDAFLDGHGLVGRGATGAALNTAAGRLAVEPVEGNGAANGVVRTVNSGGVTRDAPSHGFVYAPLWFTGLGPGVRVEQSYATGNPLVSGHWRPLRDGTGGPAEAAGQACVVSGGRTVLFGTEPLFRDHPKGEFPQVARALFTVAHSGSGEESG
- a CDS encoding serine hydrolase domain-containing protein; protein product: MTQEIHGTVADGFEDVREEFAAFVAGERPDYEGQLCAYVQGRKVVDLWAGTDADALYGVFSSTKGAAALVVALLVQDGTLELDRKVTYYWPEFAAEGKGALTLRELLAHRAGVVGTDSGFTLAELADDRQLAERLADQRPFWRPGTAFGYHALVAGALSGEVVRRATGRTLQEVYQERIRAPYGLDFFLGLPAPLEPRFRTTQPMAPTPGQQALLDADPTGPHTLASIAFNRHAPEPTDLAALPNMPLVRAKGPASVGGVASARGLAGMYAAAISEVGEQAPLLKPDTVAEFGQFHSAGYDLVARAHKSFGLGFQTTADAWHPFLGAGTIGHSGASGSQGFADPWSGLAYGYTRRRFAFPGGAAPENDRLALAVHRAALAR
- a CDS encoding alcohol dehydrogenase catalytic domain-containing protein, with amino-acid sequence MSTAVVIDAPGEHRLVPHEPRRPEAGEALVRVHASGICGSDREVYQGNRPEGYVRYPLTPGHEWSGTVEAVGAGVPESLVGRKVVGEGFRNCQVCDRCHAGETTLCTAGYEETGFTQPGAMAATLTLPARLLHALPDDCDLTAAALLEPAACIAAAALKGNAQPGERVAVVGTGTLGMFAVQFLKANSPAELLVVGTRRDREALSRQYGATDFRTKDQDLPDDFDVVIETAGSADAARISAALLRRGGRLVLTGIPAPGADGLDPTDLVVRQLEVHTVFGAPPDAWAHTVRVFAAGLLDPLPLVTHELPLAEFSQAIDLVGAGDPKVGKVLLHP
- a CDS encoding EI24 domain-containing protein produces the protein MRDLGVGFRYLLKGQRWVARHGRSYGFGLLPGLITLVLYAAVLVALALWGEDVVAWATPFADDWSSPWLGLFRGFLTAVLFALALLLSVVTFTAMTLLIGQPFYENLSEKVDRDVSPDGHAPESGLPLWRELWISARDSLRIVVRAALWGVLLFACGFIPVAGQTAVPVIGCFVTGFFLTEELTAVALQRRGVELRTRLGLLRSRKTLVWGFGAPLAVAFLVPFVAVFLMPGAVAGATLMARELLGEETREDGEEGDRAVTTLPQPPSGSS
- a CDS encoding class I SAM-dependent methyltransferase; this translates as MRADLVELLGELEEFGEANDAATDDRSRKMLNITHDTGMFLTMLIKTGNCKNVLEVGTSNGYSTLWLAEAVGDGGSVTTVEQAPGKVAMAERNFQRAGLQPRIRQITDDAGRFIESRGAGEYDFVFLDSDRGQYADWWPSLQRILANGCLMVVDNAVSHAHQLETFKQSVEASDGYLSCVFPIGKGEMVVLKDIP